AAGACTAAGGCTACAGTAAACAACTGGGCCAACTGCTTGAGCTCTACCATCCAATTGATACGCTGCATTAATAATTAACTCGCGGTAGAAAAACGATAACCGGTACCGCGCACGGTTTGCACCATATTGGCGTAGTTTTCGCAATCCAGGCTTAGGGCTTTGCGCAGGCGGCGTATATGCACATCCACGGTACGCTCCTCCACATAGACATTGCCGCCCCAAACATGGTCCAGTAACTGGCCGCGGCTATAGGCGCGCTCTTGGTGGGTTAAAAAGAATTTTAATAGCCGAAACTCAGTAGGCCCCATATCCACCGGTTTTTTATCGATAAACACGCGGTGGCTGGCGGGGTCTAGCTGCAGGCCATCCACCGCTATGGTAGGTTCGGTTTCGCCGGCACCGGTACGACGCAATACCGCTTTAATCCGTGAGATTAACTCTCTAGGGGCAAAGGGCTTGCTGATGTAATCATCTGCTCCCACATCCAGGCCTTGGATTTTGTTGTCTTCCTCAACCTTGGCGGTCACCATAATCACCGGCAGGCTGGCGGTAAGCTCATCGCGGCGCAAGCGCCGTAACAGCTCTATGCCACTGCCACCGGGTAGCATCCAGTCTAACAAGATCAGGTCAGGCTTTTTATCGATCACTAGACTGTGGGCATCTTGAATATTACCCGCCTCTAAGCAGTTGAAGCCGGCCATTTCTAAGGACATGACTATCATTTCGCGTATGGCCATTTCATCGTCGACCACTAAAATGGTTTTCTCATTCATGTAACTATAAACCTTACGATTATTTTGCGTACATCAATTAAAACCAATAAACATGACATTTTTGTTACAGGCCGTTGTTTGTTCAGCCTCTGTTTGTTCCAGCGGCCAAAGAGTGGCGGCGATTATAACCACATCGCTCTCTGAATCCCAACACCGGCAAAGACCAAGTATTTATCTCAAGTTAATGTATAATGCTCGCTCATTTGTCTACTGTTATCACACCATGTCTAAACAAGCCCTCGCCAAGGCGATTAATAGCCAATCCCAAGCCGCCACCCCACTGTTCTCCTATCGCCAGTATTGGGCGGAGTGCTTTGGCGTAGCCCCCTTTCTACCTATGTCTAGAGCCGAAATGGATGTGCTGGGCTGGGATAGCTGTGACATTATCATTGTCACCGGCGACGCCTATGTCGATCACCCCAGCTTTGGCATGGCGGTAATAGGCCGCACGCTAGAGGCACAGGGCTTTAGAGTAGGCATTATTGCCCAGCCTGACTGGCGCTCGAAAGAGGCCTTTATGGAGTTGGGTAAACCCAATTTATTTTATGGCGTGGCCTCCGGCAACATGGACTCCATGATTAACCGCTACACCGCCGACCGTAAATTACGCCACGACGACGCCTATTCCCCCAATGATGAAGGTGGCTTGCGCCCCGACCGCGCCGTTAATGTGTACAGCCAGCGCTGTAAAGAAGCCTATAAAGGCGTGCCCGTAGTCATAGGTTCTATAGAAGCCAGCCTGCGCCGCATCGCCCATTACGACTACTGGAGCGACAAAGTACGCCGCTCAGTATTACTCGATTCCAAGGCCGATATACTGGTGTACGGCAATGCCGAACGCGCCATCGTCGATATCGCCCACCGCCTATCTCAGGGTGAAGCCATTAATGAGATACAGGATTTACGCGGCACCGCCTTTATGCGCACTAGCATACCCGGCGGCTGGACGGTTATAGATTCCAGCGAAGTCGATCAAATCGGCACCGTAGACGCCAAAATCAATCCCTACCAAGTCACCGAAGAAGGTGGCAACGAGGGCTGTGAAAAATCCACTCTCGCCGAAAAAAGGGCAGCGGAAGAAGCACTCAACGTTGACGTGCAAACCGTACGCATCATAGACCCGCTCACCGCCCGTAAAGAAAAAATCGGCCGCGAGCGCAGCGTGATACGCCTGCCCGCCTACGAAAAAGTTAAAAACGAACCCATGTATTACGCCCACGCCTCACGGGTATTACACTTGGAAACCAACCCCGGCAACGCCCGCGCCCTAGTGCAAGCCCACGGTAATAGAGAAGTGTGGCTAAACCCACCCCCTATTCCGCTGGAAACCGACGAGATGGACGCGGTGTTTGGCCTGCCTTACCAACGCGTGCCACACCCCAGCTACGGCGACGCCCGCATCCCCGCCTATGAAATGATACGTTTCTCAGTGAATATCATGCGCGGTTGTTTTGGCGGCTGTACTTTCTGTTCTATTACCGAGCATGAAGGCCGTATTATTCAAAGCCGCTCGAAAGAATCCATTATTCAAGAAGTAGAAGCCATACGCGATAAAACCCCCGGTTTTACCGGCATTATCTCTGACTTGGGCGGCCCCACCGCCAATATGTGGCGCCTAAACTGTAAGAGCAAAACCATAGAACAAAACTGCCGTCGCCTATCCTGTGTATACCCCGGCATTTGCAAAAGCCTCAACACCGACCAACTCCCCTTAGTGGAACTATACCGCGAAGCCCGTGAGCTACCCGGTGTTAAAAAGGTGCTTATCGCCTCAGGCCTACGTTACGACCTAGCGGTAGAAACCCCCGAATACGTGCAAGAGCTAGTTACCCACCATGTAGGCGGCTACTTAAAAATTGCCCCCGAGCACACCGAAGGTGGCCCGCTATCAAAAATGATGAAGCCGGGCATGGGCACCTATGACCGCTTCGCCAAAATGTTTGAGAAATACTCCAAGCTAGCGGGTAAAAAACAATACCTCATCCCCTACTTTATCGCCGCCCACCCCGGCACCAGCGATGAAGACATGATGAACCTAGCGCTGTGGCTAAAAGGCAACGGCTTTAGAGCCGACCAAGTACAAGCCTTTTACCCCTCGCCCATGGCCAGCGCCACCGCCATGTATTACTCCGAGAAAAACCCACTGAAAAAAGTCGGCCGCGACAGTGAAGTAGTCAAAAGCCCACGCGGCCTAAAACACCGCCGCTTACACAAAGCGTTTTTACGTTATCACGACGCCGACAACTGGCCTATGCTGCGCGAAGCCCTGCAGAAAATGGGCCGCTCTGATTTAATCGGTACCGGTAAGAAGCATTTAATACCGCCGCATCAGCCCCGCACCTGGGTAGCGAAAAAAGGCAATATGCTAACCCAGCATACCGGTTTACCGCCCCGTGATGATGGCAGCCGGCCGGGTAAGAAAGCACCTTATAAGAGTACCAATAATCGTAAGAATACAGTGGCGGGGAGTAAGAGGCGCGGTAAGTAGGTAGTTTGTTGGCCTTAGCGGCCTGCTGCTTGTCTTGCCGGACTTGACCCGGTATCCATACGACCTAGCTAGGCTCTGTCATGCCGGCCTCCGAGCCGGCATCTAGGTAGTTGGCTTTAAGTTCTCTGTATTATTTTTTAATTGTGGTAATTTCTGCCTTTCCGCCTTGCTGGGCGGGTTCATTATTTTGATTCAAAAATGCTCTTCGCATTTTTTCACCCTACGGGCGCCTTTAGACTACAGGCGTCCAAACTGCTGTGCAGTTTGTGTTTGCCCAAAGAAAACAGAACCAAAAGAAAGGGCACCCCTAGTCCGTCGTCGGCTACGCCGATCCCCTGTGCTACTCAGAAAATAACGGCCGCTGCGCAACTCGCATTTTTTGATACTCAATCAAAAAATACTCGGACAGTGCTCGCTACGTTGTGCCGTTATTTTCCTCCGTTGCTCGGCGACTACCAAGGGGAATTGGGTGCTTCGTAGTTGGTTATAGGGTAGAGCCAGAAAAAATTCTTTTAATTACTCTGACCATTTTACTCACTCTTTTATTCAAGTGATTGCTTAAAACTTATTTGGATCATGATTCATTTCCTGCATATATTGTTTTAACAATTTGGAATTAAGTGATTCTTGTATCTCTTTTAGTAGCGAATATCTATTTTTTTCTGTTCGAAAGTGCTCATCAAGTGAGAATTTTGTAACACGCACCGCAGTTTTCCTATTATTGTTGGAGGTTATTCTTATAGCCAATAAATGTAAGTTTTCGACATAAGTAATTTTTTGGCAAAACAATGATTGCTTTCTGGCTAGTTCCTCAATGTTTTTTGAGTCAGGAGGTATTTTATCAAGCTGTGACTCAATAACCCCTATTTCCAATAGTGATTTTTCTATATCAAAGAGAAGACCCCCTTCTTCTTTTAACTGAGCATATTTAAGCTGTACACGGTAAGTCAAAATTCCTCCACCCAAAGCTAGAACAGCACCTAAGATTATATAAAGAGCTTCCATATAATTTACTCACCTAGCAGCATCATTAAATCCAATAGTTATATTTAGAAATCACATCTAAATTCACAAAGATTGGCGCACATCTAAATACTTAACCCTAAATATACACAGCTTCGAACACCCACACCTAAACATTTTTATGCAAACTATTCACACCCCCACCATTTAAACTCAAACACCCAGCAAAACCAACTACGAAGCACCCAAACTCCCCTTGGGAGTCGCCGAGCAACGGAGAAAAGTAGCGGTATTTATAGCGAGGACTGTTTGAGTGTTTTGAAGATTGAGTATCTTCAAAATGCGAGTTCCGCAGCGGCCGCTAGTTTTGGAGTAGCGCAGGGGATCGGCGTAGCCGACGACGGACTAGGGGTGCCCTTTGCTTTGGTTACTTTCATTTGGGCATGCAAATGAAAGTAACACGCCCAGCAAGGCGGAAAGGCAGAAATCATCAACATAAAAAAATAATACAAAGAACTTAAGTCAACTACTTGGATACCGGGTCAAGCCCGGTAGAGCCTGCCCCGCGAGCAAAGCGAGTGCCTTGGGTATGACGGAATGCATACCGGCTCGGAGGCCGGCATGACCAAGCGGAAACACGACCAACCCTAGCCTTTATGCTTAATAAACCAACACTGATGAATCTTAGTAGAACGCTCAAAATCCTTATCCAATGACCAACGGGTCTTATCCTCCACCTGATACTTCTCACGAATACTGTCATCTAAAGTAAACTTACGATGATTGTTAGAGAATATCATCACCCCATCCCGTGCCAACACCGCCATGGTGGCGTCGATAAACTCTTCTTGGTCGCGCTGTATATCCAGGGTGCCGTCCATTTTTTTAGAGTTAGAAAAGGTAGGCGGGTCTAACAATATTAAATCGTAAACGTTCTCACAGGTTTTTAACCATTCGCGTACGTCGGCTCTATGAGTACGATGGCTAAGCTCACTTAAACCGTTTAACGCCAAGTTCTTTTTAGCCCAGTCTAAATAAGTGGCCGATAAATCGACGCTATCGGTAAAGGTAGCACCACCCACGGCGGCATGTACCGATGCTGTGGCGGTGTAACAAAATAGATTTAAGAAACGCTGGCCTTTGGC
Above is a window of Dasania marina DSM 21967 DNA encoding:
- the phoB gene encoding phosphate regulon transcriptional regulator PhoB, which translates into the protein MNEKTILVVDDEMAIREMIVMSLEMAGFNCLEAGNIQDAHSLVIDKKPDLILLDWMLPGGSGIELLRRLRRDELTASLPVIMVTAKVEEDNKIQGLDVGADDYISKPFAPRELISRIKAVLRRTGAGETEPTIAVDGLQLDPASHRVFIDKKPVDMGPTEFRLLKFFLTHQERAYSRGQLLDHVWGGNVYVEERTVDVHIRRLRKALSLDCENYANMVQTVRGTGYRFSTAS
- a CDS encoding YgiQ family radical SAM protein, which codes for MSKQALAKAINSQSQAATPLFSYRQYWAECFGVAPFLPMSRAEMDVLGWDSCDIIIVTGDAYVDHPSFGMAVIGRTLEAQGFRVGIIAQPDWRSKEAFMELGKPNLFYGVASGNMDSMINRYTADRKLRHDDAYSPNDEGGLRPDRAVNVYSQRCKEAYKGVPVVIGSIEASLRRIAHYDYWSDKVRRSVLLDSKADILVYGNAERAIVDIAHRLSQGEAINEIQDLRGTAFMRTSIPGGWTVIDSSEVDQIGTVDAKINPYQVTEEGGNEGCEKSTLAEKRAAEEALNVDVQTVRIIDPLTARKEKIGRERSVIRLPAYEKVKNEPMYYAHASRVLHLETNPGNARALVQAHGNREVWLNPPPIPLETDEMDAVFGLPYQRVPHPSYGDARIPAYEMIRFSVNIMRGCFGGCTFCSITEHEGRIIQSRSKESIIQEVEAIRDKTPGFTGIISDLGGPTANMWRLNCKSKTIEQNCRRLSCVYPGICKSLNTDQLPLVELYREARELPGVKKVLIASGLRYDLAVETPEYVQELVTHHVGGYLKIAPEHTEGGPLSKMMKPGMGTYDRFAKMFEKYSKLAGKKQYLIPYFIAAHPGTSDEDMMNLALWLKGNGFRADQVQAFYPSPMASATAMYYSEKNPLKKVGRDSEVVKSPRGLKHRRLHKAFLRYHDADNWPMLREALQKMGRSDLIGTGKKHLIPPHQPRTWVAKKGNMLTQHTGLPPRDDGSRPGKKAPYKSTNNRKNTVAGSKRRGK